CAGGAAGCTCAAGTGCATCTATATTTCCTTTCGAAGCTTCTCTCAAGTTCGTTTGAATTTTATCTGTTGTTTTAGCAAGCACGCTTCTTACAAACTTTGCGTTGAAATCGATCGTAGTAACATTCCCTTTTTCATCTGTATCGACAACAAACATTTCATCCACATCAACGTCTTCTTTTATGTCTTTATTGATTGCATTTTGAATAACGAGTGTTGCAATCCGTTTCGTTTCTGTCTCTGCAACAGTCATTAATGTTGGTTCAATTCCTTTATTGACGATCCACAGACCTGCAGCTGTAGAAAAAATAAAAAAGACAAGTGTAAGCAGGAATACATACCGGAAAGGAAGCGGCCCCTTCTTTTGAGGGCGTTTGCGGAATCTGGCCAAAAATAAATCCCCCCTTTACATGATATGTTTATGCAGGCAAGGAGGGATGTACGCATTCTTTTTCATCTATGATTTTGAAATGAATATTTAATAAGCTATTCCTAAAATAAGGCGCTTTTTGTTTTTCTGTCATTACAGCATTCTTAACAATGCCTCTCTGCCGCTCATACCGACATGTATGCCGCGATTTTCCGCTTCAAATGTAATGGATTCAAGAGGGGCATCAAGCAGCTGTTCAATGGTACGGACGCCTACTGCACGCCCAGCAATAATTCCGCGGTCTTTTAATTTTTCATTGAGCAAAGCTACATCAAGCGCGCCGCACATAATGTATCCCTTTTCACTTGTCACAGCCAAAAAATTGGTTTTTGGCAATGCTACCGTAATGGCTGTAAACTGATTGTTTTCAATAATAATTGGTGTCATTGATACCATCGTTATTTCACTCCCTTCCTTCTACAATTTATGAAGAAAGGAGACATGGAGTGTGAAAATTAGGCATTCTTGGACTAATGTACCTGTTTTAGCTTCCAGGCAAGCAGATCCCTCAGCATTTCAGGCATATAATACGTTTTCTTTTCCGCATGACCAATAGATGGATACAGGACACCAAGTGTAAACATATCCACTGTAGCTACTGCATAAATTCGTTCTGTCTGTATAGGTGCCCCTGATACCAGAATTTCTTTTACATGGTGCAAACCATCTTCTAATGGCTCTGTAAAAACCTCAATCCCGTCAAAAACCATTCGTCCCATTACATGGCCCCGGAAACCAAGCCCCTTTAATTTCAGCTGCTCCATCCTTTCTGAGCGCGCTTCTAAAATAACTTCCTTTAGGACGTCTCCTTTTAAATAAACCGTGCATGGATTAATAGGATGCGGACAAATCCGGTGCAGATCCTTTTTGGTGACAGGGCCTTTTTTAAGAGGCTCAAGCAGTATTCCTGCATTCACCATGCTTACTTCTCCCTTGCACCATTCTTTAATTGCAGCTGCTAATAGATCAGTGAATTCTGATGGACCAAACCAGTCCAATAATAAATCCTCTTCTAAAACAGTAACTGTTTCAGATAGGATCTCATCACTTTTTATAGTCTCATTTACTAGAAACTGCTTTGTGTCTTCACACTCGGGCTCTGAAAGAATGTTAATAACTTCAGCTTCCTTATCTATTAAGGTGCTGGTTTTATCCACAGTAAGAGAAATATGCCCAACCAATCCACAGTTTTTCCCTGCACCTGTTAATAAAGCGCCATGCAGAAGTTTCCCTTTTTCAAAGATATGATGAGTATGAGCCCCGAGTATGACATCAATTTCCGGAAACTCTTTTGCCACGATTTCATCATCATTTATTCCTAAATGAGAAAGCAAAATGATCATATCCGCTTCATCTTTCACCATTTGAATTGTCTCCTGAAGACTTTGAAACGGATCTTTTATTTTCCAGCCGAGCAATTGATAAAATTTTTCGTAAAAAACGCTTACTCCCAGTAATACTGCCTTAGTGCCATTTGATAAAGTGATGATTTCATAAGGCTTCACCCAGCTCGGACGTTCACCCAGTTCCGTATATAAGTTTGAAAGAACAACCGGAAAACGCGCATGTTTGTATAGAGTGTCAAGCGCTTCATGAGGGAGTGTAATTCCTTCATTATTGCCGATGGTAACGGCATCATAATTCAGGGCATTTAGAAGGTCGACATTAGCTTTTCCTTCTGTTGCTTCTGTAATGGGATGAACACGGTCGATGTGATCTCCAACATCAACTAAAATCATTTCTTCACCGTTTGCAGCATGTTCTTTTTTCATTCTTTTTAAATAGTGCGCAACTTTGGGCCAGTTTTCAAAATAACTGTGTAAATCGTTAGTGTGATATAGATGAATGGTCTCTGCCATTTACATTCTCCTCTATTAAAAAATACCTTCATAAATCAGTTTTAAACCGGCCAGAATGAGGACAAGACGCAGTAAGTTGATTACTGTTTTACCCGATAGCTTTGTCGCAATCATGGCTCCTGCTTTCCCGCCTGCCCACGCCCCCGGTATTAATGCTAAAGCAAAAAGCCAGTTCACATTTCCAAGCGCGATATGCATGACAGAGCTTGAAAGACCTGATAGAAAAATAATAAACATCGATGTGGCGACTGCAATATGCGGCGGAAATAAGAATAGCAGCACCATTGCAGGGACCATTAGAACTCCGCCGCCAATTCCGAACAGCCCTGAGATAAATCCA
The window above is part of the Metabacillus dongyingensis genome. Proteins encoded here:
- the yunB gene encoding sporulation protein YunB, with protein sequence MARFRKRPQKKGPLPFRYVFLLTLVFFIFSTAAGLWIVNKGIEPTLMTVAETETKRIATLVIQNAINKDIKEDVDVDEMFVVDTDEKGNVTTIDFNAKFVRSVLAKTTDKIQTNLREASKGNIDALELPEGEHISKDEQGEGIIYSIPLGQATNNALIGNLGPRVPVRFYVVGEVQTDVKETIQQYGINNALIEIAVEIEVNVEVVIPFSTQTATVRNTIPIAIKAVQGQVPSYYNGGGGSAPPALDVPEGSSGR
- a CDS encoding YunC family protein codes for the protein MVSMTPIIIENNQFTAITVALPKTNFLAVTSEKGYIMCGALDVALLNEKLKDRGIIAGRAVGVRTIEQLLDAPLESITFEAENRGIHVGMSGREALLRML
- a CDS encoding bifunctional metallophosphatase/5'-nucleotidase, translated to MAETIHLYHTNDLHSYFENWPKVAHYLKRMKKEHAANGEEMILVDVGDHIDRVHPITEATEGKANVDLLNALNYDAVTIGNNEGITLPHEALDTLYKHARFPVVLSNLYTELGERPSWVKPYEIITLSNGTKAVLLGVSVFYEKFYQLLGWKIKDPFQSLQETIQMVKDEADMIILLSHLGINDDEIVAKEFPEIDVILGAHTHHIFEKGKLLHGALLTGAGKNCGLVGHISLTVDKTSTLIDKEAEVINILSEPECEDTKQFLVNETIKSDEILSETVTVLEEDLLLDWFGPSEFTDLLAAAIKEWCKGEVSMVNAGILLEPLKKGPVTKKDLHRICPHPINPCTVYLKGDVLKEVILEARSERMEQLKLKGLGFRGHVMGRMVFDGIEVFTEPLEDGLHHVKEILVSGAPIQTERIYAVATVDMFTLGVLYPSIGHAEKKTYYMPEMLRDLLAWKLKQVH